The following proteins are co-located in the Rhea pennata isolate bPtePen1 chromosome 2, bPtePen1.pri, whole genome shotgun sequence genome:
- the YME1L1 gene encoding ATP-dependent zinc metalloprotease YME1L1, producing MFSFSTVQPQATVPLSHLINAFHSPKSATTTASSASVQPVQRDTAPEHDHQHSEPILNLRDLGLSDLKANQLKELANRLLPGYYAEKKVSSQWHTSYVSAESFFENKHGFVDVFSALRSSFLYRQHPNPLQSLCSDLRCWPVYIQSRGFKTLRSRARRLQSTSEQFTETKNSLSSLLKGFILRKRRVDVENLDMLMKTKNIPEAHQDAFKTGFAEGFLKAQVFLQKTLDSLRRSRLLSFFLFVLCFYLAVYSSFLPGKGSFSDAVRFRTSSIFDAAVDPIQLKNVTFEHVKGVEEAKQELQEVVEFLKNPHKFTVLGGKLPKGILLVGPPGTGKTLLARAVAGEADVPFYYASGSEFDEMFVGVGASRIRSLFREAKANAPCVIFIDELDSVGGKRIESPMHPYSRQTINQLLAEMDGFKPNEGVVIIGATNFPEALDNALIRPGRFDMQVTVPKPDVRGRTEILKWYLNKIKYDPSVDPEIIARGTVGFSGAELENLVNQAALKAAVDGKDMVTMKELEFSKDKILMGPERRSVEIDEKNKTITAYHESGHAIIAYYTKDAMPINKATIMTRGTTLGHVSLLPENDRWSETRSQLLAQMDVCMGGRVAEELIFGSDHITTGASSDFDNATRIAKLMVTRFGMSEKLGVMTYTDTGKVSPETQSAIEQEVRTLLRDSYERAKNILKTHAKEHKNLAEALLKYETLDAKEIQIVLEGKKLEVR from the exons atgttttccttctccaccGTGCAGCCTCAg GCCACTGTTCCTCTGAGTCACCTTATCAATGCCTTTCATTCACCAAAAAGCGCCACTACCACTGCCAGCTCAGCTTCTGTGCAGCCTGTCCAGAGGGACACTGCCCCAGAACATGACCATCAGCACAGTGAG CCAATACTGAATTTAAGAGATCTGGGATTGTCTGATTTGAAAGCTAACCAGCTCAAAGAACTAGCGAACAGGTTGCTTCCTGGCTATTATGCCGAAAAGAAAGTCTCTTCCCAGTGGCATACATCCTACGTCTCTGCAGAGTCcttctttgaaaataagcaTG GTTTTGTGGATGTTTTTAGTGCTTTACGCTCATCTTTCTTGTACAGACAGCATCCTAATCCCCTCCAAAGTTTGTGTTCAGATCTGCGGTGTTGGCCAg tttatataCAGTCCCGAGGCTTTAAGACTTTGAGATCAAGAGCAAGACGCCTGCAATCAACATCTGAACAGttcacagaaacaaagaattCACTTTCTTCACTTCTGAAG ggtTTCATCCTGAGAAAACGAAGAGTTGATGTTGAAAACTTAGATAtgttaatgaaaacaaaaaatatcccAGAGGCACATCAGGATGCTTTTAAAACTGGTTTTGCAGAAGGCTTTTTGAAAGCACAGGTATTCCTGCAAAAAACACTTG attCCTTAAGGCGATCAcgtttgctttctttctttctctttgttctttgtttttatcttgCCGTATATTCCTCATTTTTACCTGGAAAAGGCTCCTTTTCTGATGCTG TACGTTTTCGAACATCAAGCATCTTTGATGCAGCAGTTGATCCAATTCAGTTGAAAAATGTCACCTTTGAACATGTAAAGGGG GTTGAAGAAGCTAAACAGGAATTGCAAGAGGTTGTAGAATTCTTGAAAAACCCACATAAGTTTACTGTACTAGGAGGCAAACTTCCAAAAG gtaTTCTGTTAGTTGGACCACCTGGTACTGGTAAAACGCTTCTTGCACGAGCTGTGGCTGGTGAAGCTGATGTTCCATTCTATTATGCATCTGGGTCAGAGTTTGATGAAATGTTTGTTGGCGTAGGAGCTAGTCGCATCCGAAGCTTATTCA gggaagcaaaagcaaatgcacCCTGTGTTATATTTATTGATGAGTTGGACTCTGTTGGTGGGAAGAGAATTGAATCTCCAATGCATCCCTACTCAAGACAGACCATTAATCAACTTCTTGCTGAAATGGATGG ctttaAACCTAATGAAGGTGTTGTTATTATTGGTGCAACAAACTTCCCTGAAGCACTAGATAA tgctttAATACGTCCTGGTCGCTTTGACATGCAAGTTACTGTTCCCAAGCCAGATGTAAGAGGCCGTACAGAAATTCTGAAGTGGTACCTTAACAAAATAAAGTATGATCCAT ctgTTGATCCAGAAATAATTGCACGAGGCACAGTCGGATTTTCTGGGGCAGAACTTGAGAATCTTGTAAATCAAGCTGCCTTAAAGGCAGCTGTGGATGGAAAAGACATGGTAACCATGAAAGAACTAGAATTCTCTAAGGACAAAATTCTAATGG GACCTGAACGTAGAAGTGTAGAAATtgatgagaaaaacaaaacaatcacaGCTTACCATGAATCTGGACATGCTATCATTGCATATTATACTAAGGATGCAATGCCAATCAACAAGGCTACAATCATGACACGAGGAACAACACTTGGACAT GTATCTTTGCTCCCAGAAAATGACAGATGGAGTGAAACTAGATCCCAGTTGCTTGCACAGATGGATGTCTGCATGGGAGGAAGAGTAGCAGAAGAGCTCATATTTGGGAGTGATCACATCACAACAG GTGCTTCCAGTGATTTTGACAATGCTACTAGAATTGCGAAGCTGATGGTGACTAGGTTTGGAATGAGCGAGAAG ctTGGTGTTATGACCTATACTGATACGGGGAAAGTTAGCCCGGAAACTCAGTCTGCAATTGAACAGGAAGTGAGAACACTTTTAAGG gaCTCATATGAGCGAGCAAAGAACATCTTGAAGACTCATGCAAAAGAACACAAGAATTTAGCAGAAGCTTTACTGAAATACGAGACTTTGGATGCCAAAGAAATCCAGATTGttctagaggggaaaaaactaGAAGTAAGATGA